In the genome of Methanobrevibacter thaueri, one region contains:
- the surE gene encoding 5'/3'-nucleotidase SurE yields MKALLSNDDGITASGILASKKAVEDLCDTYVVAPETQQSGIGHALTLYEPLRVNEYTLKDGSKGYGVGGTPTDAVTIALFELMDEKPDIMISGINTGFNIGQAELTTSGTLGAAIEAASFGIPTIAISQEVTRDDIKFENGDIQVDFDFAGKMLKKLTKIVLKKGLPEGIDLLNVNVPANPSDDKFEVVGLSERMYNPVIEKRLDPRGKPYYWIDGEPYEAHKSGSDGHALRKLNKTSITPLKIDLTSGMDLIREWFD; encoded by the coding sequence TTACTTAGTAACGATGATGGAATAACAGCTTCAGGAATCCTGGCATCCAAAAAGGCGGTAGAGGATTTATGCGACACATATGTGGTTGCACCTGAAACCCAACAAAGTGGAATAGGCCATGCCTTAACATTATATGAGCCATTAAGAGTGAATGAATACACTTTAAAGGATGGAAGTAAAGGGTATGGTGTGGGCGGAACACCAACCGATGCAGTGACAATCGCATTATTCGAACTAATGGATGAAAAGCCAGACATAATGATTTCCGGAATAAACACCGGATTCAACATCGGACAGGCGGAACTGACAACATCAGGAACACTGGGAGCCGCAATAGAGGCCGCAAGCTTTGGAATTCCAACAATCGCAATATCCCAAGAGGTCACACGGGATGACATCAAGTTTGAAAACGGCGACATACAGGTTGATTTTGATTTTGCGGGAAAAATGCTTAAGAAATTAACTAAAATCGTTTTAAAAAAAGGTTTACCTGAAGGAATTGACCTGCTGAACGTTAATGTTCCTGCTAACCCTTCAGATGATAAGTTTGAAGTTGTAGGTTTAAGTGAAAGGATGTATAATCCTGTTATTGAAAAACGTTTGGATCCACGTGGAAAGCCATATTACTGGATTGACGGCGAACCCTATGAGGCCCACAAGTCAGGCAGTGATGGCCATGCGTTAAGGAAGTTAAATAAAACTTCAATAACACCATTAAAAATAGATTTAACCAGCGGTATGGATTTAATACGTGAATGGTTTGATTAA
- a CDS encoding LSM domain-containing protein has product MSDDNVNRLFTQFKNKYVTVDLRGDYQTEGTIIAIDNYLNLVLENENGLETIKGGNIIFISLKED; this is encoded by the coding sequence ATGAGCGACGATAACGTAAATAGACTTTTTACTCAATTTAAAAATAAATATGTAACTGTTGATTTAAGAGGAGATTACCAAACAGAAGGAACAATAATAGCTATCGATAATTACTTAAATCTTGTTTTAGAAAATGAAAACGGCCTTGAAACTATCAAAGGCGGAAACATTATCTTTATAAGTTTAAAAGAAGATTAG
- a CDS encoding methanogenesis marker 12 protein, translating to MVFIGMDHGTTGISFCIISDEGDIVDVFKIGREESKKGLVSASEELKKRVNLDDVKLMAITYAMGDGISQILPTDKVKDRGILSMSGAGKVTGGGTSVFDELEELNLPSVMIPGLHKDSTSLDRLFRAAYSHQASPEKVSISYNAVKETGWSNFIVADISSNSVDILIEDGRIKGAIDACLGAMGIVHGPLDLEMIRDIDENNASANDCFSHAGAIKIAEIDGKVANMKDQLLENYVAGDEKAKLAIDTLVMTVAMEIAGLDVVCENDIEGIVLTGSIGSATTPFDFKDEINKYFKNKYPLKVISKESGAIGAAQIAMDVYKGRKEILGIEVNI from the coding sequence ATGGTATTTATTGGAATGGACCATGGAACAACTGGAATCTCTTTTTGCATAATATCAGATGAGGGCGATATTGTCGATGTTTTTAAAATCGGAAGGGAGGAAAGTAAGAAAGGTCTTGTTTCTGCCTCAGAAGAACTTAAAAAACGTGTTAATTTAGATGATGTTAAATTAATGGCAATCACATACGCAATGGGCGATGGCATAAGCCAAATTTTACCAACTGACAAGGTCAAGGACCGTGGAATATTATCCATGAGCGGTGCAGGTAAGGTCACCGGTGGAGGAACCAGCGTTTTCGATGAATTGGAAGAGCTGAACCTTCCGTCTGTAATGATTCCTGGACTTCACAAGGACTCCACTTCATTGGACCGACTGTTCAGGGCAGCCTACTCTCATCAGGCAAGTCCGGAAAAGGTCAGCATTTCATATAATGCTGTGAAAGAGACCGGATGGAGCAATTTCATAGTTGCCGACATTTCATCCAACAGTGTTGATATTCTCATTGAGGACGGCAGAATCAAGGGTGCAATCGATGCGTGCCTTGGCGCCATGGGAATTGTTCACGGACCGCTGGATTTGGAGATGATACGTGACATCGATGAGAACAATGCATCTGCAAACGATTGCTTTTCACATGCTGGAGCCATTAAAATCGCTGAAATCGATGGAAAAGTGGCTAACATGAAGGATCAGCTATTGGAAAATTATGTTGCCGGTGATGAGAAAGCCAAATTGGCCATTGACACATTGGTCATGACCGTTGCAATGGAGATAGCAGGTCTTGATGTCGTGTGTGAAAACGATATTGAGGGAATAGTTCTGACAGGTTCCATTGGCAGTGCAACCACTCCATTTGACTTTAAGGACGAAATCAATAAGTATTTCAAAAACAAGTATCCTTTAAAGGTTATTTCTAAAGAGTCTGGAGCAATTGGTGCAGCTCAAATAGCGATGGACGTTTATAAGGGTAGAAAAGAAATATTAGGTATTGAAGTAAATATCTAA
- the ilvC gene encoding ketol-acid reductoisomerase, with protein MKMYYDDDVNTDALEGKTIAVIGYGSQGRAQSRNMADSGANVIVGLRENGSSWNLAKEDGMTVKTIEDASKEADIIHILLPDEIQEKVYNEQIAPYVEDGNTISFSHGYNIHFGLIKPDETVNIVMFAPKGPGSMVRRTYEEGFGIPGLVAVEQDATGDALQLALGMAKACGLTKAGVLETTFQEETETDLFGEQTVLCGGITELINAGFTTLVEAGYQPEIAYFETCHEVKLIVDLIYEKGFAGMWTDVSNTAEYGGLTRGNRIITQEAKDGMKAVLKEIQDGTFKKQWAEENATNGANLKEMRAAEGQKEIEIVGERLRKACGLQKDE; from the coding sequence ATGAAAATGTATTACGACGATGATGTAAATACAGACGCTCTTGAAGGCAAAACCATTGCAGTAATTGGATATGGTTCTCAAGGAAGAGCACAATCTAGAAACATGGCTGATAGTGGAGCTAATGTTATTGTAGGTTTAAGAGAAAACGGCAGTTCCTGGAACTTAGCAAAAGAAGATGGAATGACTGTAAAAACTATTGAAGATGCTTCAAAAGAAGCTGATATCATTCACATTTTACTCCCTGATGAAATTCAGGAAAAAGTCTACAACGAACAGATAGCACCTTACGTTGAAGACGGTAACACTATCTCATTCTCTCACGGTTATAACATCCACTTTGGATTAATCAAACCTGACGAAACCGTAAACATTGTAATGTTTGCACCTAAAGGACCTGGATCCATGGTAAGAAGAACCTATGAGGAAGGATTCGGTATCCCTGGTTTAGTTGCTGTCGAACAAGATGCAACCGGCGATGCACTACAATTAGCGTTAGGTATGGCAAAAGCATGTGGCTTAACCAAAGCAGGCGTTTTAGAAACCACCTTCCAAGAAGAAACTGAAACCGACTTATTCGGTGAACAAACCGTTTTATGCGGAGGTATTACCGAATTGATCAATGCTGGATTCACCACCTTGGTCGAAGCAGGTTACCAACCTGAAATCGCTTACTTCGAAACCTGCCACGAAGTAAAACTCATCGTAGACTTGATTTACGAAAAAGGTTTTGCTGGAATGTGGACTGATGTAAGTAACACTGCTGAATACGGTGGATTAACCAGAGGTAATAGAATCATTACCCAGGAAGCTAAAGACGGTATGAAAGCAGTTTTAAAAGAAATCCAAGACGGAACTTTCAAAAAACAATGGGCTGAAGAAAACGCTACCAACGGCGCTAACTTAAAAGAAATGAGAGCTGCTGAAGGTCAAAAAGAAATCGAAATTGTTGGAGAAAGACTTAGAAAAGCTTGTGGATTACAAAAAGACGAATAA
- a CDS encoding beta-class carbonic anhydrase, translated as MTILEDVLKDNKEFVENFEGEEMSHHAAKKLAILTCMDCRLIDFFEPALGLKRGDAKIVRNAGNSIVGEDAIRSIGAALYNLGAEEVMVVGHTECGMAGADAEALKAKMLERGIKEEDIAKYDLAEWIGGFESEEANVKDVVDKIKNHPLIPDVPVHGLIIDIVTGELKVLVDGY; from the coding sequence ATGACTATATTGGAAGATGTATTAAAGGACAACAAAGAATTTGTAGAGAACTTTGAAGGCGAAGAAATGTCTCACCATGCAGCTAAAAAATTAGCTATTTTAACCTGTATGGATTGCAGATTGATTGACTTTTTTGAACCTGCACTCGGTTTGAAAAGGGGAGATGCAAAGATAGTTAGAAACGCTGGAAACTCAATTGTAGGTGAAGATGCAATTAGATCAATCGGAGCAGCTTTATACAACCTTGGAGCTGAAGAGGTCATGGTTGTAGGTCACACTGAATGCGGTATGGCTGGTGCAGATGCTGAAGCTTTGAAAGCAAAAATGCTTGAAAGGGGCATCAAGGAAGAGGACATTGCAAAATATGACCTTGCAGAATGGATCGGCGGATTCGAATCTGAGGAAGCAAACGTTAAAGACGTTGTGGACAAAATCAAGAATCACCCATTGATTCCGGACGTGCCTGTACACGGTCTCATCATCGATATCGTGACCGGCGAGTTGAAAGTTTTAGTAGATGGTTACTAA
- the ilvN gene encoding acetolactate synthase small subunit produces the protein MDKKYHVISTLVEDKPGVLQKVAGMFNRRGFNIDSITVGNSEVEGLSRMVITVHADQRGLEQVTKQLNKLIDVIKIKDITKTAVKRELCLVKVAIPNAQARAEIMQYSNIFKAHILDVTEETLLIELTGDKQKINAFISLLEGYGIKRIARTGLTAMSRGV, from the coding sequence ATGGATAAGAAATATCACGTTATTTCAACACTGGTTGAAGATAAACCGGGGGTCTTGCAAAAAGTGGCCGGAATGTTCAATAGAAGAGGATTCAACATTGACAGCATCACTGTCGGTAATTCAGAGGTGGAAGGCCTATCCCGTATGGTAATCACCGTTCATGCAGATCAAAGGGGTCTTGAACAGGTTACAAAACAGCTGAATAAATTAATTGACGTTATCAAGATTAAAGATATCACTAAAACTGCCGTAAAAAGGGAATTGTGCCTTGTAAAGGTAGCCATTCCTAATGCACAGGCAAGAGCTGAAATAATGCAATATTCTAATATTTTCAAAGCACATATCTTAGATGTTACAGAAGAAACACTATTAATTGAGCTCACTGGAGATAAACAGAAAATCAATGCATTCATATCTTTATTGGAGGGCTATGGAATTAAAAGAATAGCCCGTACTGGCCTCACAGCTATGTCAAGGGGGGTATAA
- a CDS encoding acetolactate synthase large subunit, which translates to MRGGEAIIESLKNMGVKTIFGYPGGQTIPFYDMLYDADMDHILVRHEQCAAHAADGYARASGRVGVCLATSGPGATNLVTGIGTAYMDSSPIVAITGQVPTHLIGNDAFQEADIIGITMPIVKYSYQPKNPDMIPSIIKSSFEIASTGRPGPVLIDVPKEVQEGELTEFKDDLIETPGYNPTVKGNIRQIKKASELIKQSKKPMILAGAGVIISNACCELKKLAETINAPVMTSLLGKGAFDETSDLALGMLGMHGRKVSNDYINESDLLIAIGVRFSDRTTGRLDSFAPDTKVIHIDIDPAEIGKNVEVDLPIVGDARNTLSSLNKVLKDYKSSSEVNEWADMIKQKKKELLPRVTYDDVPLKPQTVIKEIAEALNPEAILTTDVGQNQMWAAHFFDTQKPRKFISSGGLGTMGFGFPAAIGAKVACPDDTVVSINGDGGFLMVCQELATVKEYDIPVIAVVLENRTLGMVYQWQSLLYNERHSQTLLGNSPDFVKLAESFGVNGVRVTKPGETKEALSSAIKDNEPVLLNVVIDSEEALPMLPPGAGINEMIGEYKLEKDVI; encoded by the coding sequence ATGAGAGGCGGAGAAGCAATAATTGAATCCCTCAAAAATATGGGGGTTAAAACAATATTTGGTTATCCTGGCGGACAAACCATACCGTTTTATGACATGCTATATGATGCGGACATGGATCATATACTAGTTAGACACGAACAATGCGCAGCTCATGCAGCTGACGGTTATGCGAGAGCATCTGGTCGTGTGGGTGTGTGTTTGGCAACTTCCGGTCCTGGTGCAACCAATCTTGTAACTGGTATAGGAACAGCTTACATGGATTCTTCTCCAATTGTGGCTATTACTGGTCAAGTTCCTACTCATTTAATTGGAAATGATGCATTTCAGGAAGCGGATATAATTGGTATAACAATGCCAATCGTTAAATATAGCTATCAACCTAAAAATCCGGATATGATACCTTCAATAATCAAATCCAGTTTTGAAATAGCTTCCACTGGAAGACCGGGTCCTGTCTTAATCGACGTTCCAAAAGAGGTTCAGGAAGGTGAACTGACAGAGTTCAAGGATGATTTAATCGAGACACCTGGTTACAATCCAACTGTAAAAGGTAATATCAGACAAATCAAAAAAGCCAGTGAGTTGATTAAGCAATCCAAAAAGCCTATGATTTTAGCCGGTGCAGGAGTTATTATTTCAAACGCATGTTGCGAACTCAAAAAACTTGCGGAAACAATTAACGCTCCGGTAATGACTTCACTCTTAGGTAAGGGAGCTTTTGATGAAACCAGTGATTTGGCATTAGGTATGCTTGGAATGCATGGAAGGAAAGTTTCAAATGATTATATTAATGAATCTGATTTGTTAATAGCTATTGGTGTAAGATTTTCAGATAGAACCACTGGTAGACTGGACAGTTTCGCGCCAGATACAAAAGTAATTCATATTGATATTGACCCTGCGGAAATCGGTAAGAATGTGGAAGTTGATTTGCCGATTGTAGGAGACGCTAGAAATACATTATCCTCATTAAATAAAGTTTTAAAAGATTATAAGTCATCATCTGAAGTAAACGAATGGGCTGATATGATCAAGCAGAAGAAGAAAGAGTTACTTCCTCGCGTCACTTATGATGATGTTCCTTTAAAACCGCAAACCGTTATAAAGGAAATTGCTGAGGCTTTAAATCCAGAAGCGATTCTAACAACTGATGTCGGTCAAAACCAAATGTGGGCTGCACATTTCTTTGACACTCAAAAGCCACGCAAATTCATCTCATCAGGAGGTCTTGGAACCATGGGATTCGGATTCCCTGCAGCTATCGGTGCTAAAGTGGCCTGTCCTGATGATACTGTCGTATCAATCAATGGTGACGGCGGATTCCTGATGGTTTGTCAAGAATTGGCTACCGTAAAAGAGTATGATATACCGGTAATTGCAGTCGTTTTGGAAAACAGGACCTTAGGAATGGTATATCAATGGCAAAGCTTATTGTACAATGAAAGGCACTCCCAAACCCTATTGGGCAACAGTCCTGACTTTGTCAAGCTGGCGGAAAGTTTCGGTGTCAATGGGGTTAGAGTCACCAAGCCTGGCGAAACCAAAGAAGCTTTATCAAGTGCAATTAAGGATAATGAGCCTGTTTTGTTAAATGTTGTAATAGACTCTGAAGAGGCATTGCCTATGCTTCCTCCTGGAGCGGGAATCAATGAGATGATTGGTGAATACAAACTTGAAAAGGATGTGATTTAG